The Dendropsophus ebraccatus isolate aDenEbr1 chromosome 10, aDenEbr1.pat, whole genome shotgun sequence genome has a segment encoding these proteins:
- the LOC138765839 gene encoding prisilkin-39-like has protein sequence MPTGYSYGSAQCTPTGYSYGSTQCPSTGYSYGSAQCMPTGYSYGSTQCTPTGYSYGSTQCPSTGYSYGSAQCMPTGYSYGSTQCTPTGYSYGSAQCPSTGYSYGFAQCMPTGYSYGSTQCPSTGYSYGSAQCTPTGYSYGSAQCPSTGYSYGSAQCTPTGYSYGSAQCPSTGYSYGSAQCMPTGYSYGSAQCTPTGYSYGSAQCMPTGYSYGSAQCMPTGYSYGSAQCMPTGYSYGSAQCTPTGYSYGFTQCTPTGYSYGSTQCPPTGYSYGSTQCPPTGYSYDSTQ, from the coding sequence ATGCctacaggttacagctatggctccGCCCAGTGCACGCctacaggttacagctatggctccACCCAGTGCCCTTctacaggttacagctatggctccGCCCAGTGCATGCctacaggttacagctatggctccACCCAGTGCACACctacaggttacagctatggctccACCCAGTGCCCTTctacaggttacagctatggctccGCCCAGTGCATGCctacaggttacagctatggctccACCCAGTGCACACctacaggttacagctatggctccGCCCAGTGCCCTTctacaggttacagctatggcttCGCCCAGTGCATGCctacaggttacagctatggctccACCCAGTGCCCTTctacaggttacagctatggctccGCCCAGTGCACGCctacaggttacagctatggctccGCCCAGTGCCCTTctacaggttacagctatggctccGCCCAGTGCACGCctacaggttacagctatggctccGCCCAGTGCCCTTctacaggttacagctatggctccGCCCAGTGCATGCctacaggttacagctatggctccGCCCAGTGCACGCctacaggttacagctatggctccGCCCAGTGCATGCCcacaggttacagctatggctccGCCCAGTGCATGCctacaggttacagctatggctccGCCCAGTGCATGCctacaggttacagctatggctccGCCCAGTGCACGCctacaggttacagctatggcttCACCCAGTGCACGCctacaggttacagctatggctccACCCAGTGCCCTCctacaggttacagctatggctccACCCAGTGCCCTCctacaggttacagctatgaCTCCACCCAGTGA